A genomic region of Exiguobacterium oxidotolerans JCM 12280 contains the following coding sequences:
- a CDS encoding glycosyltransferase family 2 protein, whose translation MPMVSVIIPTYNRPRELSEALEALTRQYYQDFEVILLNNNGDSIIPVVRAFEDRLTLIHVDLPENHHVRARNHGVTIANGQFILLHDDDDLLLPSHIEESLGDLEAGADLTYADAELFTYRWENGRRTVIDTEPFAYPYDRDAMKQDSTFIPSGSMYRKSLHQTLGAFDEDVFNYWDWDWILRVGKDHLVLHPARATVLYAFNPSGNHQSAQQDAARKVYFDRLVAKHELPTTEMKNFHIVQSERRARLRETRRTFDGQLTESE comes from the coding sequence ATGCCAATGGTATCTGTCATCATCCCGACGTACAATCGCCCACGTGAGTTATCTGAGGCGCTCGAAGCATTGACCCGTCAATACTATCAAGATTTCGAAGTGATTCTTTTGAACAACAACGGCGACTCGATTATTCCCGTCGTACGTGCTTTTGAAGACCGCTTAACACTTATCCATGTCGACTTACCTGAAAATCATCACGTCCGGGCTCGCAACCACGGCGTGACGATCGCGAACGGTCAATTCATCTTGCTCCATGATGATGATGATTTATTGTTGCCTTCTCATATCGAGGAATCGCTCGGCGATTTAGAAGCCGGGGCAGACTTGACGTATGCAGATGCCGAACTCTTTACGTATCGCTGGGAGAATGGACGCCGGACCGTCATCGATACGGAGCCATTCGCCTATCCATATGACCGTGACGCGATGAAGCAAGACTCGACGTTCATCCCATCCGGATCAATGTATCGCAAATCACTTCACCAAACACTTGGTGCGTTTGATGAAGACGTCTTCAACTACTGGGACTGGGACTGGATTCTCCGTGTCGGGAAGGACCATCTCGTGCTTCACCCAGCACGCGCGACGGTCCTCTATGCCTTTAATCCGTCCGGTAATCATCAATCCGCTCAGCAAGATGCGGCACGAAAAGTCTACTTCGACCGTCTCGTCGCTAAACACGAGTTGCCAACGACCGAAATGAAAAATTTTCATATTGTTCAGTCTGAACGCCGTGCCCGATTACGTGAGACACGCCGGACGTTTGACGGACAATTGACAGAAAGCGAGTGA
- a CDS encoding ribonucleoside-diphosphate reductase subunit alpha — protein MASPLNTARIYKGAMTIEDVYLVIRQVTASYPELDIERYTERAIRALEGKNLQADQVYELLTMHALDMLKAEEPNWTFVATATYLNRLYLEASENRGYVADERYGSLYTLIEKLTEIGIFTPHLLSAYTKDEIEELAATIDPSRDQLFTYIGLRTLADRYLARDHVKKLYELPQERFMIIAMTLMQTEPKERRVELVKESYWALSNLYMTVATPTLSNAGKSYGQLSSCFIDTVDDSLRGIYDSNTDVATLSKGGGGIGVYMGKIRSRGSDIKGFKGVSSGVIPWMKQLNNTAVSVDQLGMRQGSIAVYLDIWHKDILEFLDAKLNNGDERLRTHDLFTGVSLPDHFMRTVEARGDWYLFDPHEIRTVMGFSLEDHFDETEQGGSFTEKYEACVNEPRLSRTKVSAIDLVKRYMRSQLETGTPYMFFRDAVNRANPNKHAGMIYSSNLCSEIMQNMSPTTVTEEYTEDGKIIITKTPGDFVVCNLSSIALARAVRSDVLERLIPIQMRMLDNVIDLNTIDVPQAQITNQKYRAVGLGTFGWHHLLALEGIRWESVEAVQYADRLYEKIAYLTIDASMQLAKEKGAYRLFEGSEWQTGEYIKRRHYKSTAELNWDRLQADITEHGMRNAYLMAVAPNSSTAIIAGSTASIDPIYKKVYAEEKKNYKIPVTVPDLTPDTNWFYKSAFEIDQLWSIRQNASRQRHIDQAISFNLYVKNNVKATELLEMHMEAWQLGMKTIYYTRSTTVEIDECESCSS, from the coding sequence GTGGCATCTCCACTGAATACAGCACGCATCTATAAGGGTGCAATGACAATAGAAGATGTATATCTCGTGATTCGACAAGTGACAGCGTCTTATCCAGAACTCGACATCGAACGTTATACAGAACGCGCGATTCGGGCGCTCGAAGGGAAAAACCTCCAGGCCGATCAAGTGTATGAATTGTTGACGATGCATGCGCTCGACATGTTAAAAGCAGAGGAACCGAACTGGACGTTCGTCGCGACGGCAACGTACTTAAATCGTCTTTATCTCGAGGCAAGTGAAAATCGTGGATATGTAGCAGATGAACGTTATGGATCGCTTTACACGTTGATTGAAAAGCTTACTGAAATTGGTATTTTCACACCACATTTACTTTCAGCCTACACGAAGGATGAAATCGAAGAACTCGCTGCGACAATCGATCCTTCACGCGACCAACTCTTCACATACATTGGTCTCCGGACGTTAGCGGATCGTTATCTTGCCCGTGATCACGTGAAAAAATTATATGAACTACCGCAAGAACGCTTCATGATCATCGCGATGACGTTGATGCAGACAGAACCGAAAGAACGCCGGGTCGAGCTCGTCAAAGAATCGTACTGGGCTTTGTCGAACCTCTACATGACGGTTGCGACGCCAACACTTTCGAATGCCGGGAAATCATACGGACAGTTATCGTCTTGTTTCATCGATACGGTCGACGATTCACTCCGTGGGATTTACGACTCGAATACGGACGTTGCGACACTTTCAAAAGGCGGCGGCGGAATCGGCGTCTACATGGGTAAAATTCGTTCGCGCGGATCAGACATCAAAGGATTCAAAGGTGTTTCGAGTGGTGTCATTCCCTGGATGAAACAGTTGAACAACACGGCAGTCAGTGTCGATCAGCTCGGCATGCGTCAAGGTTCAATTGCAGTTTATCTCGACATTTGGCATAAAGATATCCTCGAGTTCCTCGATGCGAAACTCAACAACGGGGACGAGCGATTGCGGACACATGATCTCTTTACGGGCGTGAGTTTACCGGACCACTTCATGCGTACGGTTGAAGCGCGTGGCGATTGGTATTTATTCGATCCACACGAAATCCGTACGGTGATGGGCTTTAGTCTTGAAGATCATTTCGATGAGACGGAACAAGGCGGCAGCTTCACTGAAAAGTATGAAGCCTGTGTCAACGAACCGCGTCTCAGCCGGACGAAAGTTTCGGCGATCGATCTCGTCAAACGCTACATGCGTTCGCAACTCGAGACGGGAACACCGTACATGTTCTTCCGTGACGCGGTAAACCGTGCCAACCCGAACAAGCATGCCGGCATGATCTATTCGTCAAACCTCTGCTCGGAAATCATGCAAAACATGAGTCCGACGACGGTGACGGAAGAATACACGGAAGATGGAAAAATCATCATTACGAAAACACCGGGCGATTTCGTCGTCTGTAACTTATCTTCGATCGCCCTCGCGCGCGCCGTTCGTTCGGATGTCCTCGAACGGTTGATTCCGATTCAGATGCGGATGCTCGACAACGTCATCGATTTGAATACGATTGACGTCCCGCAAGCACAAATCACGAACCAAAAATACCGTGCCGTTGGTCTCGGGACGTTCGGTTGGCACCATCTGCTTGCACTCGAAGGGATTCGCTGGGAATCGGTCGAAGCCGTCCAGTATGCGGATCGTCTTTACGAAAAAATCGCTTACTTGACGATTGATGCATCGATGCAACTTGCGAAAGAAAAAGGGGCATACCGTTTATTCGAAGGATCAGAATGGCAAACAGGTGAATACATCAAACGTCGTCACTATAAATCAACTGCCGAGCTGAACTGGGATCGTCTCCAAGCAGATATCACAGAGCACGGTATGCGAAATGCCTACCTGATGGCAGTCGCACCGAACTCATCGACAGCAATCATCGCCGGTAGTACGGCATCGATTGATCCCATCTATAAAAAAGTCTACGCAGAAGAAAAGAAAAACTACAAGATTCCTGTGACGGTGCCGGATTTGACGCCGGATACGAACTGGTTCTATAAATCAGCGTTTGAGATTGATCAACTGTGGAGCATTCGTCAAAATGCATCGCGCCAACGTCACATCGACCAAGCAATCAGTTTTAATCTCTATGTCAAAAACAACGTCAAAGCGACTGAATTACTCGAGATGCACATGGAAGCATGGCAACTGGGGATGAAGACGATTTATTACACACGTTCGACAACCGTCGAAATCGATGAATGTGAGTCGTGTTCGTCATAA
- a CDS encoding Lrp/AsnC family transcriptional regulator: MYTEKQLELLELLSQSGPVDSTLAAQMLDLPVDEVIDSIARFKQDGVLLGYTAVIDWQKINSHHGVTAFIDVKVTPKRGRGFDEVAERIHRFPEVTSLYLMSGAYDLQVVLDGKSLQEVSQFVSEKLSTLDSVISTTTHFRLKTYKHDGVLFSQDDGDKRLKVSP; the protein is encoded by the coding sequence GTGTATACAGAAAAACAATTAGAACTCTTAGAGTTACTATCACAAAGTGGTCCTGTCGATTCGACACTCGCTGCTCAAATGCTCGACCTGCCAGTCGACGAAGTCATCGACTCGATTGCCCGCTTTAAACAAGACGGTGTCTTGTTAGGTTATACGGCAGTCATCGATTGGCAAAAAATCAATTCCCACCATGGCGTCACGGCATTCATCGATGTCAAAGTTACACCGAAACGGGGCCGCGGCTTTGATGAAGTCGCAGAACGGATTCATCGTTTCCCGGAAGTCACGTCGCTCTATTTGATGTCAGGTGCTTACGACTTACAAGTCGTCCTTGACGGAAAGTCGCTTCAGGAAGTCTCGCAATTCGTCTCGGAAAAACTATCGACACTCGATTCCGTCATTTCGACGACGACCCATTTCCGTTTGAAGACATACAAACACGATGGTGTCCTCTTCAGTCAGGATGACGGCGATAAACGATTGAAGGTGTCTCCATGA
- a CDS encoding ribonucleotide-diphosphate reductase subunit beta, translated as MEQLQKIKLLDARHPNRATAIIGGETSSIVNWNDIAYPQFYSIYKQLLSNFWIPDEISMSKDMQQWNQLSEREQDAFERIIGLLSILDSVQTRYILESAMFTSDASIHAILAIIAQQEVVHNQSYSYVLSSLVPLSEQNRIFDIAKDDDMVMKRNAFILDLYEDFQNDRTPENFAKSLVASIVLEGINFYSGFAFFYNLARHQKMVGTSTMISYIQRDELQHSYFISQLLRAVLTEHPEIDADGSFTKFVYATFERAVDLEIEWSEYVLRDLDGLDVSEMRDYVKYLANKRLRVIGLSDLYEGHDEDVMPWIRAYSDDSMNATKSDFFEQKSRSYAKVTDANGFDDL; from the coding sequence ATGGAACAGTTACAAAAGATCAAACTGCTTGATGCCCGCCATCCGAATCGTGCGACAGCCATTATCGGTGGGGAGACGAGTTCAATCGTCAACTGGAACGATATCGCCTATCCGCAGTTTTATTCAATCTATAAACAGCTTTTGTCGAACTTTTGGATTCCGGATGAGATTTCGATGTCAAAAGACATGCAACAGTGGAACCAGTTGAGTGAGCGGGAACAGGATGCATTTGAACGCATCATCGGTCTGCTATCAATCTTAGACTCGGTCCAAACGCGTTACATCCTAGAGTCGGCGATGTTCACGTCAGATGCATCGATTCATGCAATTCTTGCGATCATCGCGCAACAGGAAGTCGTCCATAACCAATCGTACAGCTATGTCTTATCGAGTCTCGTTCCACTTTCGGAACAAAACCGGATTTTTGATATCGCAAAAGATGACGATATGGTCATGAAGCGGAATGCCTTTATTCTTGATTTATATGAAGATTTCCAAAACGACCGGACACCGGAAAACTTTGCGAAATCACTCGTCGCATCAATCGTTCTTGAAGGAATCAACTTCTATTCTGGTTTTGCCTTCTTCTATAACTTAGCGCGGCATCAAAAAATGGTCGGTACGTCGACGATGATCAGTTATATCCAGCGTGACGAACTGCAACACTCGTACTTCATCAGCCAATTGTTGCGTGCCGTCTTGACGGAGCACCCGGAGATCGATGCCGATGGTTCATTCACGAAGTTTGTCTACGCGACATTCGAGCGTGCCGTCGATCTCGAAATCGAGTGGAGCGAGTATGTCCTGCGTGACTTGGATGGACTCGATGTCAGTGAAATGCGTGACTACGTCAAGTATCTCGCGAATAAACGACTTCGCGTCATTGGTCTCTCCGATCTCTATGAAGGACATGACGAGGACGTCATGCCGTGGATTCGTGCGTATTCGGATGACTCGATGAATGCGACGAAATCCGATTTCTTCGAACAAAAATCACGTTCGTACGCAAAAGTGACGGATGCGAACGGATTTGACGATTTGTAA
- a CDS encoding NifU N-terminal domain-containing protein, whose protein sequence is MQVDYTPNPNSVKITLDGDRFGSKSTSVKKDDTPEDALLAALITVDGIDNLFAYGDFITVTKEPTAEWNELLPVIEEHM, encoded by the coding sequence ATGCAAGTAGACTACACACCGAACCCGAATTCAGTAAAAATCACGCTCGACGGTGATCGTTTTGGATCAAAAAGTACGAGCGTCAAAAAAGACGATACACCGGAGGATGCATTGCTCGCAGCATTGATCACCGTCGATGGGATCGATAACCTGTTCGCTTACGGTGACTTCATCACCGTCACGAAAGAACCGACAGCTGAATGGAACGAACTGCTTCCAGTCATCGAAGAACATATGTAA
- a CDS encoding DUF1871 family protein, which yields MSSEELLNKYDPFLLGSGNYPTEMSAILVLLTIHDQVRPLAQAIGEIFEESFGEQPDQQELTTLATNLLLCEDSCEL from the coding sequence TTGAGTTCAGAAGAACTTTTAAATAAATATGATCCTTTTCTCCTAGGGTCAGGAAATTATCCAACGGAAATGTCTGCTATACTAGTGCTATTAACGATTCATGATCAAGTAAGACCACTTGCACAAGCAATTGGTGAAATATTTGAAGAATCGTTTGGAGAACAACCCGATCAGCAGGAACTAACTACTCTCGCCACGAATTTACTTTTGTGCGAAGACTCGTGTGAACTTTGA
- a CDS encoding flavodoxin domain-containing protein translates to MKAAIVYASMSGNTEEVAELIAKACSDMHVEPTMMFADDVTTYQLAPYDIVYFGSYTWGDGQLPDEMRDCLKLVLKESPHKIPQAAVFGTGDKMFVKYCRAVDEMAYHLAKFGVPLAGELLKIEQSPRNRPHTVKEWTKRTILQLQQEGVEQHGTVTKDQTA, encoded by the coding sequence ATGAAGGCAGCAATCGTATATGCGTCAATGAGCGGTAACACAGAGGAGGTTGCGGAACTGATTGCGAAAGCCTGTTCCGACATGCACGTCGAACCCACGATGATGTTCGCTGATGATGTGACGACATATCAATTAGCACCTTATGATATCGTCTATTTTGGTTCTTACACATGGGGCGACGGTCAATTACCGGATGAAATGCGCGACTGCCTGAAGCTTGTCTTAAAGGAAAGTCCGCACAAAATCCCGCAAGCTGCCGTCTTCGGTACGGGCGATAAGATGTTCGTCAAGTACTGCCGCGCCGTTGATGAAATGGCCTACCATCTCGCGAAGTTTGGTGTGCCGCTCGCCGGTGAACTGTTAAAAATCGAACAGTCACCACGGAATCGTCCGCATACCGTCAAAGAATGGACGAAACGAACGATCCTGCAATTACAGCAAGAAGGAGTCGAACAACATGGAACAGTTACAAAAGATCAAACTGCTTGA